Proteins from one Geomonas agri genomic window:
- a CDS encoding ferritin family protein encodes MAEQGDVCYTFEAAIEMAAQMENEGFRAYLAALRIVKDKAARQIIKEAAFDELEHKHQLEKALVEGEMKGGEGLHQPVPTMNLDYVLPKKELRSDSTARDAMAYAIHLEKGSIDFYDRMSRGCEGAPMAVLFKKMLADESRHLQELEDLYEQHFMTEN; translated from the coding sequence ATGGCTGAGCAAGGTGATGTCTGTTACACATTTGAAGCTGCGATCGAAATGGCCGCCCAGATGGAGAACGAAGGATTCCGCGCTTATTTAGCCGCGCTCCGTATCGTGAAAGATAAGGCTGCCCGTCAGATTATCAAGGAAGCCGCGTTTGACGAACTGGAGCACAAGCACCAGTTGGAGAAGGCGCTGGTTGAAGGGGAAATGAAAGGGGGAGAGGGGCTGCACCAGCCGGTGCCAACCATGAACCTCGATTACGTGCTGCCGAAGAAGGAGCTCCGCTCGGATTCAACGGCCCGTGACGCCATGGCCTACGCCATTCACCTCGAGAAGGGCTCCATTGACTTCTACGACCGGATGTCCCGCGGCTGCGAAGGCGCTCCCATGGCGGTGCTGTTCAAGAAGATGCTGGCGGACGAGTCCCGTCACCTCCAGGAACTGGAAGACCTGTACGAGCAGCACTTCATGACCGAGAACTAG
- a CDS encoding NUDIX hydrolase, whose product METKNRTMLFNGLVVGIEQMDVLIGDQGWHTYQVVRHPGGAGVLALHDDGCVTLIRQLRPAVDDFLLEIPAGRLAPGEDPQLCASRELMEETGLVADKIVSLGVIHPSPGVFDEVVHLYLATGLSQGDAAPEAYEEISCQKIPFDQALAMAADGSITDGKTIVALLRAQRYLA is encoded by the coding sequence ATGGAAACAAAGAACAGGACGATGCTTTTCAACGGCCTCGTGGTCGGCATCGAGCAGATGGACGTCCTCATCGGCGACCAGGGGTGGCACACCTATCAGGTCGTGCGCCATCCCGGCGGCGCCGGCGTGCTCGCGCTGCACGACGACGGCTGTGTCACGCTGATCCGGCAACTGCGTCCCGCGGTGGACGACTTCTTGCTGGAAATCCCGGCCGGGCGGCTCGCCCCCGGTGAAGACCCGCAACTGTGCGCGTCGCGCGAGTTGATGGAGGAAACCGGACTGGTGGCGGATAAAATTGTTTCCCTCGGCGTCATCCATCCCTCTCCCGGCGTTTTCGACGAGGTGGTTCATCTCTACCTCGCCACCGGTCTTTCCCAAGGGGACGCCGCGCCCGAAGCGTACGAGGAAATCTCTTGCCAGAAGATCCCCTTTGACCAGGCGCTGGCGATGGCGGCTGACGGCAGTATCACCGACGGCAAGACCATCGTGGCGCTTTTGCGCGCCCAGAGGTATCTGGCATGA
- the hslO gene encoding Hsp33 family molecular chaperone HslO, translating into MTDYLVRAIAKSGTVRALTCVTTNTVSEVCRRHGTLPTATAALGRSLTAGALMGAMLKTGQRVAMRFEGNGPLKKIVIEADSDGSVRGYVGDTQVHMLRPDGALDVPNALGRAGFLTVAKDLGLKEPYRGTVQLYTSGIAEDLALYLVESEQIPSAVGIAEFIEQDGAVSACGGFLIQAIPPIDPLVVEELMDHIEKLPPLSELLHSSKTPEEIMEMLLSGMEYDVLEKRAIGFACSCSRERIERVLISMGKKELTSMVQEQHGAEVTCEFCGEHYRFSEADLERLAAEVQ; encoded by the coding sequence ATGACAGATTATCTGGTACGCGCGATTGCCAAGTCCGGGACGGTGAGGGCCCTCACCTGCGTTACCACCAACACGGTAAGTGAAGTTTGCCGCCGCCACGGCACATTGCCGACGGCTACGGCTGCCCTCGGGCGCTCCCTTACTGCCGGGGCGCTCATGGGGGCAATGCTGAAGACCGGCCAGCGTGTTGCCATGCGCTTTGAGGGAAACGGCCCGCTGAAGAAGATCGTCATCGAAGCCGACAGCGACGGCAGCGTGCGCGGCTACGTCGGCGACACCCAGGTGCACATGCTTCGTCCCGACGGGGCCCTTGATGTTCCTAACGCACTGGGCCGGGCGGGCTTTCTCACTGTCGCAAAGGACCTCGGGCTCAAGGAACCGTACCGCGGCACCGTGCAGCTTTACACCAGCGGCATCGCCGAAGATCTCGCCCTGTACCTGGTGGAGTCAGAGCAGATCCCGTCCGCCGTCGGCATCGCCGAGTTCATCGAGCAGGATGGCGCGGTCAGCGCGTGCGGCGGCTTCCTGATCCAGGCCATCCCGCCGATAGATCCCCTGGTGGTCGAAGAGTTGATGGACCATATCGAGAAACTCCCCCCCCTGAGCGAACTGCTGCACAGCAGCAAGACCCCCGAGGAGATCATGGAGATGCTCCTGTCCGGCATGGAGTACGACGTGCTAGAGAAACGCGCCATCGGCTTCGCCTGCAGTTGCAGCAGAGAGCGGATCGAGCGGGTGCTGATATCGATGGGGAAGAAGGAGCTGACCTCCATGGTCCAGGAGCAGCACGGCGCCGAGGTCACCTGCGAGTTCTGCGGCGAACACTACCGCTTCAGCGAAGCCGACCTGGAGCGACTGGCCGCCGAAGTGCAATAA
- a CDS encoding SDR family oxidoreductase, with the protein MLIFLAGGTGFVGGHVRESLLARGHSLRLLVHRKSLGNKEPDVEEIVGDVTKPETFEEAVRGCDATINLVGIIREFPGRGVTFQRLHVEATGSILTAARKGNVRRHLQMSALGTHPDSTARYFKTKHQAEELVRHSGLDYTIFRPSIIFGPRDEFINMLAGYMRSFPAMPVIGDGEYQLQPISADDVARCFADALEKPETIGQEYDLCGPDRYSYNELLDVIGRVLGKSHVAKIKNPLSLMRLVVPFFEGFSFFPITSDQIAMLVQGNTCDGIWRKTFQFEPVNFEPGIRSYLK; encoded by the coding sequence ATGTTGATCTTTTTGGCTGGCGGCACTGGTTTCGTGGGAGGACATGTAAGAGAGTCGCTTCTGGCTCGGGGGCACAGCTTGAGGCTACTCGTGCACCGCAAAAGCCTCGGCAACAAGGAACCCGACGTCGAGGAGATTGTGGGCGACGTCACCAAGCCGGAGACATTCGAGGAAGCTGTGCGCGGCTGCGATGCCACCATCAACCTGGTTGGAATCATCAGGGAGTTCCCCGGGCGTGGCGTAACCTTCCAGCGCCTGCACGTCGAGGCCACCGGGAGCATCCTTACCGCTGCCAGAAAAGGCAACGTGCGGCGCCACCTGCAGATGTCCGCCTTGGGCACCCACCCCGACAGCACCGCCCGTTACTTCAAAACCAAGCACCAGGCAGAAGAACTGGTGCGTCACTCTGGACTTGATTACACGATCTTCCGTCCCTCCATAATCTTTGGCCCCAGGGATGAATTCATCAATATGCTGGCCGGCTACATGCGCTCCTTCCCCGCCATGCCGGTCATCGGCGACGGCGAATACCAGTTGCAGCCCATTTCCGCAGACGACGTCGCCCGCTGTTTTGCCGATGCACTGGAGAAACCCGAAACGATAGGGCAAGAGTACGACCTGTGCGGGCCCGACCGCTACAGCTACAACGAGCTCCTCGACGTCATCGGGCGCGTGCTCGGCAAGAGCCATGTTGCCAAGATAAAGAATCCGCTGTCGCTCATGCGGCTGGTGGTCCCCTTCTTCGAGGGCTTCTCATTCTTCCCCATCACCTCGGATCAGATCGCCATGCTGGTGCAGGGCAATACCTGCGACGGGATTTGGCGCAAGACCTTCCAGTTCGAGCCGGTCAACTTCGAACCCGGCATCCGCAGCTACCTCAAGTAA
- a CDS encoding RluA family pseudouridine synthase — MMLTARIDAEQAGLRLDDAAKLLFPQLSKGEIRRVIDWGGCNINQVLVRVASRQVKEGDEVALGLMEAERCIDLVYQKHELLYEDKDFLAVYKAVGVNSQRTPYQLKGTVEYAVECYMKSIGLRDPSRVVHRLDRGTSGVMFFPKHKQAATLISNLLKDGKVQKTYWALVSGSPDQQSWKVDAPLDRVSKFRYGVSLRGKPARTVFNVLGEGGGVTAIEAKPLTGRTHQIRVHLAHSGFPIIGDESYGGIPASRMMLHCRAMRFTGPRGKVIEAVAPLDAEFLEAAPEGAFEPQDVDTTAYEQG, encoded by the coding sequence ATGATGCTCACGGCACGGATAGACGCGGAACAGGCGGGACTGAGGTTGGACGATGCGGCGAAGTTGCTGTTCCCCCAGCTTTCCAAGGGGGAGATCCGCCGGGTCATCGACTGGGGCGGCTGCAACATCAACCAGGTGCTGGTTCGGGTGGCGTCGCGCCAGGTGAAAGAAGGGGACGAGGTTGCCCTGGGGCTGATGGAGGCGGAGCGCTGCATCGACCTGGTGTACCAAAAACATGAGCTCCTTTACGAGGACAAGGATTTCCTGGCCGTGTACAAAGCCGTTGGCGTCAACAGCCAGCGCACGCCGTACCAGTTGAAGGGTACGGTGGAGTACGCGGTCGAGTGTTACATGAAAAGCATCGGGCTGCGGGATCCTTCCCGTGTGGTGCACCGTCTGGACCGCGGCACCAGCGGTGTGATGTTCTTTCCCAAGCACAAGCAGGCAGCGACTCTCATCTCGAACCTGCTCAAAGATGGGAAAGTGCAGAAGACCTACTGGGCGCTGGTGTCGGGTTCGCCGGACCAGCAGAGCTGGAAGGTGGATGCGCCGCTGGATAGGGTCAGCAAGTTCCGCTACGGCGTGTCGCTCAGGGGGAAACCTGCGCGCACCGTCTTCAACGTATTGGGTGAAGGGGGTGGGGTGACCGCCATCGAGGCCAAGCCGCTTACCGGGCGCACCCACCAGATCCGCGTGCACCTGGCCCATTCCGGGTTCCCCATCATCGGGGACGAGAGCTACGGGGGGATTCCCGCCAGCAGGATGATGCTGCATTGCCGGGCCATGCGTTTCACCGGCCCGCGCGGCAAGGTCATCGAGGCGGTGGCGCCGCTCGACGCGGAGTTCCTGGAGGCCGCGCCGGAAGGCGCGTTCGAGCCGCAGGATGTAGATACAACAGCATATGAACAGGGATAA
- a CDS encoding peptidase U32 family protein, with amino-acid sequence MEKGADAVYAGLRDFSARAKAKNFTLSQMERMTAYAHAHGRKVYVTLNTLVKENELPLLIDNLSALEAMRVDGVILQDMAVARLAREFFPGIPLHASTQMTIHNSLGVRQLEELGFERVVLARELHIDEIKTIVAASRAEIECFIHGALCFSISGQCFFSSFLGGHSGNRGRCAQPCRRQYKHKGKEGYYLSTNDFSSIEMIPQLIEAGVHSLKIEGRMKSAEYVASVIGAYRMVLDAAPGQHAAKVAEAKELLKLSFGRVPTKGFLASHNPTDISTPSIKGATGRYLGDIREIRGNRISFDTKDTLHVGDRIRVQPKSDMAGRAFTIKELYLGGKKVMIAKENTLVSTPSPFPFKLGDSVFKVSSETAFTMSENACLRRLEGVKGGSIPCRLTLSYQDQKLKIDAKVLGNQLSTEFELGELEPSRTSDMEGVLRAQFSKSGDTEFTLASLSAPDFPALMIPPPALKDIRRRFYAWLSEQSLGALKDRSAQNRERALASLVGKRPGPARGKEELAVKLEHVKDWHELHRDMVDTVVLPVSKANLHQFAPFARKLKGSEHKVIWQLPFIIFEADLPFYQDAVQGILRAGFKRFELTNLSHFQFFKGTDAELNTDYRLFSLNSQALLSWQELGVSRATLYIEDDRANLAQLLASDVKIDRGVLLFAPVPVITSKIAIKDIKGDAPLASDRGDLYSVKVKDHLSVVTAQTPFSLTQYRNDLRGLGCSRFLLDLSALQQQERERVLEAYRKGIAVPGASEFNFSTGLV; translated from the coding sequence ATGGAGAAAGGCGCCGACGCTGTCTACGCCGGGTTGCGCGACTTCTCGGCCCGCGCCAAGGCCAAGAACTTCACCCTTTCCCAGATGGAGCGCATGACCGCCTACGCCCATGCCCACGGTAGGAAGGTCTACGTTACCCTCAACACCCTCGTCAAAGAAAACGAACTGCCGCTGCTGATCGACAACCTGTCCGCTCTCGAGGCGATGCGGGTGGACGGCGTGATCCTGCAGGACATGGCCGTTGCGCGCCTGGCTCGGGAGTTCTTCCCGGGGATCCCGCTGCACGCTTCTACGCAGATGACCATCCATAACTCGCTGGGCGTGCGCCAACTGGAGGAACTTGGTTTCGAGCGCGTGGTGCTGGCGCGCGAACTGCACATCGACGAGATCAAGACCATCGTTGCTGCGAGCCGCGCCGAGATCGAATGTTTCATCCACGGGGCCCTCTGCTTCTCCATCTCAGGCCAATGCTTCTTTTCCTCCTTCCTGGGCGGACACAGCGGCAACCGCGGGCGCTGCGCACAGCCCTGCCGGCGCCAGTACAAGCACAAGGGAAAGGAAGGGTACTACCTCTCCACCAACGACTTCTCCAGCATCGAGATGATCCCGCAGCTGATCGAAGCGGGGGTCCATTCCCTCAAGATCGAGGGGAGGATGAAGTCCGCGGAGTACGTGGCGAGCGTCATCGGCGCCTACCGCATGGTGCTGGACGCGGCACCGGGGCAGCACGCGGCGAAGGTGGCCGAGGCCAAGGAACTGCTGAAGCTCTCCTTCGGGCGCGTGCCGACCAAGGGCTTCCTCGCCTCGCACAACCCGACCGACATCTCCACCCCCTCCATCAAGGGAGCCACCGGCCGCTACCTGGGCGATATCAGGGAGATCCGCGGCAACCGGATCAGCTTCGACACCAAGGACACCCTGCACGTCGGCGACCGTATCCGCGTCCAGCCCAAGAGCGACATGGCCGGCCGTGCCTTCACCATCAAGGAACTGTACCTGGGTGGCAAGAAGGTGATGATCGCGAAGGAGAACACCCTGGTCTCGACGCCGTCTCCCTTCCCGTTCAAGCTGGGCGACTCGGTGTTCAAGGTCTCTTCCGAAACCGCTTTCACCATGAGCGAGAACGCCTGCCTCAGGCGGCTGGAAGGGGTGAAGGGCGGCAGTATCCCCTGCCGGCTCACCCTCTCCTACCAGGACCAAAAGCTGAAGATCGACGCCAAGGTGCTCGGCAACCAGCTCAGCACCGAGTTCGAACTGGGTGAACTGGAGCCGTCCCGCACCAGCGACATGGAAGGGGTGCTGCGCGCGCAGTTCTCCAAGAGCGGCGACACCGAGTTCACTCTGGCGTCGCTGTCGGCGCCGGATTTCCCCGCGCTGATGATCCCCCCGCCTGCCCTCAAGGACATCCGGCGCCGCTTCTACGCCTGGCTCTCCGAGCAGTCGCTGGGTGCGCTTAAGGACCGGAGCGCGCAAAATCGGGAAAGAGCCTTGGCCAGCCTGGTCGGCAAGCGCCCGGGTCCGGCTCGCGGCAAGGAAGAACTGGCCGTAAAACTCGAACACGTCAAGGACTGGCACGAACTGCACCGCGACATGGTCGACACGGTGGTGCTGCCGGTCTCCAAGGCGAACCTGCACCAGTTCGCACCTTTCGCGCGCAAGCTGAAGGGAAGCGAGCACAAGGTGATCTGGCAGCTCCCCTTCATCATCTTCGAGGCAGACCTCCCCTTCTACCAGGACGCGGTCCAGGGGATCCTGCGCGCCGGCTTCAAGCGCTTCGAGCTCACCAACCTGTCCCATTTCCAGTTCTTCAAGGGCACCGACGCGGAACTCAACACCGATTACCGACTCTTCTCGCTGAACAGCCAGGCGCTCCTATCCTGGCAGGAACTGGGCGTGTCGCGCGCCACCCTCTACATCGAGGACGATCGCGCCAACCTGGCCCAGCTTCTCGCCAGCGATGTGAAGATCGACCGCGGCGTGCTGCTCTTCGCGCCGGTCCCGGTGATCACCTCGAAGATCGCCATCAAGGACATCAAGGGGGACGCGCCGCTCGCGTCCGACCGCGGCGACCTCTACTCGGTGAAGGTGAAGGACCACCTAAGCGTGGTGACCGCACAGACACCGTTCTCTCTGACCCAATACCGAAACGACCTGCGCGGGCTCGGCTGCAGCAGGTTCCTGCTTGACCTCTCCGCCCTGCAGCAGCAGGAGCGCGAGCGGGTGCTGGAGGCGTACCGCAAGGGTATCGCCGTACCGGGGGCGTCCGAATTCAACTTCAGCACTGGGCTGGTCTAA
- a CDS encoding tyrosine-type recombinase/integrase encodes MPKRIPPLSDPQIRNAKPKNKDYKLMDGYGLFLLVTPSSGKLWRFDYRFGNKRKTMALGTYPAIPLEEARKRREDAKALLAHNIDPSGIKKAKKAAGEDADANSFEVVAREWHVKFSPSWSDSHAFWVIRRLEQYVFPDIGARPIGDLKAPDVLKVLRRIETLTLETAHRVKFVIGQVFRYAVGSGRADRDPTADLKGLLPPRSQKHHAAITEPKEVAGLLRAIDGFTGTFTVKCAMQLAPLVFLRPGELRQAEWSEFDLGAAEWNIPIERMKLKKRVKEYRAGQKHLVPLSSQAIAILQSLKALTGQSKYVFPSARSFTRPMSNMAINAALERMGYKGEMTAHGFRALARTILDEVLQCRVDLVEHQLGHAVKDPNGRAYNRTAHLSERRKMMQVWADYLEGLKVGAKVLPLKRVEI; translated from the coding sequence ATGCCAAAACGGATCCCCCCCCTCTCTGACCCCCAGATCAGAAACGCCAAACCCAAGAACAAAGATTACAAACTGATGGACGGCTACGGGCTGTTTTTGCTAGTGACCCCATCCAGCGGAAAGCTCTGGCGGTTTGATTACCGATTCGGGAATAAGCGCAAGACCATGGCATTAGGCACCTACCCCGCAATTCCCCTAGAAGAGGCCCGTAAACGTCGCGAAGACGCAAAGGCCCTTCTTGCCCACAACATTGACCCTTCTGGAATTAAAAAAGCAAAAAAAGCCGCAGGAGAAGATGCCGACGCCAACAGTTTTGAGGTTGTCGCAAGGGAATGGCACGTAAAGTTTTCTCCCTCATGGTCAGACTCCCATGCTTTTTGGGTCATTCGGCGCCTTGAGCAATACGTCTTTCCAGATATTGGCGCAAGGCCGATAGGAGACCTGAAGGCACCGGACGTGCTTAAGGTCCTTCGAAGGATCGAAACCTTAACACTTGAAACGGCACACCGAGTGAAATTCGTGATAGGCCAAGTCTTCAGATATGCTGTTGGCAGTGGCCGAGCCGACCGGGACCCCACAGCCGATTTAAAAGGCTTGCTGCCACCACGAAGTCAAAAGCACCATGCCGCAATTACCGAACCCAAGGAGGTTGCAGGCTTACTAAGGGCGATAGATGGTTTTACTGGAACTTTCACAGTCAAGTGCGCCATGCAACTTGCACCTCTTGTCTTTCTTAGACCTGGGGAACTCCGACAAGCGGAATGGTCTGAGTTTGACCTTGGAGCGGCAGAGTGGAATATCCCTATTGAGCGAATGAAGCTCAAAAAACGCGTCAAAGAGTACCGCGCTGGACAGAAGCACCTAGTCCCTCTCTCCTCCCAAGCAATCGCAATCCTGCAAAGCCTCAAGGCACTCACCGGCCAAAGCAAGTACGTCTTCCCATCGGCTCGCTCTTTCACCCGCCCAATGAGCAATATGGCGATCAACGCAGCTCTTGAGCGGATGGGATACAAGGGGGAGATGACCGCCCACGGCTTCCGGGCACTTGCACGCACTATCCTTGACGAAGTTCTGCAATGTCGCGTTGACCTTGTAGAGCACCAGTTAGGCCACGCCGTCAAAGACCCCAATGGGCGAGCCTATAACCGCACGGCCCACCTTTCCGAGCGCCGGAAGATGATGCAGGTTTGGGCGGATTACCTTGAGGGTTTAAAGGTTGGGGCAAAGGTACTTCCACTGAAGCGAGTTGAAATTTGA
- a CDS encoding FKBP-type peptidyl-prolyl cis-trans isomerase: protein MAQAKDGDRVKVHYTGRLDDGTVFDSSECGEDDCGCGHGPMEFVIGSGQVIPGFDAGVKGLSVGESKTIHIPVDEAYGERMEEMVAVVPRGDLPPEMKPEVGQQLEVTQEDGQVFNVMVTEVTNQTITIDANHPLAGQALNFDLKLVEIL, encoded by the coding sequence ATGGCACAAGCTAAAGACGGGGACCGCGTAAAGGTTCATTATACAGGGAGACTGGACGACGGCACCGTGTTCGACTCTTCCGAGTGTGGCGAGGACGATTGCGGCTGCGGCCACGGCCCGATGGAGTTCGTCATCGGCTCCGGCCAGGTCATTCCGGGCTTTGACGCAGGGGTCAAAGGGCTTTCCGTGGGCGAGTCCAAGACCATCCACATCCCGGTGGACGAAGCCTATGGCGAAAGAATGGAAGAAATGGTGGCGGTAGTGCCGCGTGGCGACCTCCCCCCGGAGATGAAACCGGAAGTCGGCCAGCAGCTGGAAGTGACCCAGGAGGACGGCCAGGTGTTCAACGTAATGGTGACCGAGGTGACCAACCAAACCATCACCATCGACGCCAACCACCCGCTGGCAGGGCAGGCGCTCAACTTCGACCTCAAACTGGTGGAGATCCTCTAG
- a CDS encoding cyclase family protein: MRIHDISVSLSPDLPSYPGDPTVTVEPWHRIAKGDTANLSRITLGTHSGTHIDPPRHFNDAGITVDEIPLDLLIGQARVVEIPHAKKIGRNELEPLELKGVERLLIKTGNSQFWGENEFRRDFAALTVEGAHYLHHMKVKLVAVDYLSVEPMDGDGEVHRILLNGGIPVIEGVNLAGVPAGYYQLICLPLKLKDGDGAPVRALLIEPPDAAAQQPFDPHTSRWPLS; this comes from the coding sequence ATGAGAATCCACGACATCAGCGTGTCGCTTTCACCCGATCTCCCCTCCTACCCGGGAGACCCCACCGTTACCGTCGAGCCATGGCACCGCATCGCCAAGGGCGACACCGCCAACCTTTCCCGCATCACGCTGGGCACCCACTCCGGCACCCACATCGATCCCCCCCGCCATTTCAACGATGCCGGTATCACCGTCGATGAGATCCCGCTCGACCTCCTCATCGGCCAGGCTCGGGTCGTGGAGATTCCCCACGCCAAAAAGATCGGCCGCAATGAGCTGGAACCGCTAGAGTTGAAGGGAGTGGAACGGCTGCTGATCAAGACCGGCAACTCGCAGTTTTGGGGCGAGAACGAGTTTCGCCGCGACTTCGCCGCGCTGACAGTGGAGGGGGCGCACTACCTGCACCACATGAAGGTGAAACTGGTGGCGGTCGATTACCTTTCGGTGGAACCGATGGACGGGGACGGCGAGGTGCACAGGATTCTTTTAAACGGCGGCATCCCGGTAATTGAAGGCGTCAATCTCGCCGGCGTTCCCGCGGGATATTACCAGTTGATCTGCCTGCCGTTGAAACTGAAGGACGGCGACGGAGCGCCGGTTCGAGCTCTTTTGATCGAACCTCCCGATGCTGCCGCGCAGCAACCTTTCGACCCGCACACCAGCAGGTGGCCGCTTTCATAG
- the tadA gene encoding tRNA adenosine(34) deaminase TadA has translation MTKDDNYWMGKAMDQARKAEAIGEVPIGAVIVKDGAVIARGHNLRESKQDPSAHAEMIAIRKAAKKLASWRITGATLYVTLEPCTMCMGAIILSRLDRVVFGSYDPKGGAAGSLFDFSDDKRLNHSVILTPGVRGEETSSMLSAFFVKLRAQKKQERLSSNS, from the coding sequence ATGACCAAAGACGACAACTACTGGATGGGAAAAGCCATGGACCAGGCCCGGAAGGCCGAAGCCATCGGCGAGGTGCCTATCGGCGCCGTGATAGTGAAAGACGGAGCCGTGATTGCACGCGGGCATAACCTGCGCGAAAGCAAGCAGGACCCTTCAGCCCACGCCGAAATGATCGCCATACGCAAGGCTGCGAAGAAACTTGCCAGTTGGCGCATCACCGGGGCGACCCTCTACGTCACCCTCGAGCCCTGCACCATGTGCATGGGCGCCATCATCCTCTCGCGCCTGGACCGCGTGGTCTTTGGCAGCTACGACCCCAAAGGGGGCGCGGCGGGATCCCTCTTCGATTTCTCCGACGACAAGAGGCTGAACCACAGCGTCATCCTCACCCCCGGCGTGCGCGGCGAGGAAACCTCCAGCATGCTCTCCGCTTTTTTCGTGAAGCTGCGTGCACAGAAGAAGCAGGAACGATTGTCCTCCAACAGCTGA
- a CDS encoding toprim domain-containing protein, giving the protein MTTAADTLRQAMNAVYLDPGTLPIADGATHRFYVSGDRRATRNGWYCFHGDHPANASFGTYKQPGVIHRWKAENAPCSFVPYPKAVKVSRPVNFCAIWEVAPPARQSHPYLDTKGVPSFGLRFHQGALLVPLMDIEGRVYGIQRIWPGGTKRFIPGSLKLGHFYLVGPTAPTDIVYIAEGYATCATIHMATGKMVAVAFDAGNLKPVAQMLREAFPASRLIICADDDATVEKNPGLTNAMDAARTVGGFLVVPSFSGKREKEDTDFNDLARKEGLGVVRLQLGQLGEVLCSE; this is encoded by the coding sequence ATGACCACCGCTGCCGACACATTACGACAGGCTATGAATGCCGTCTATCTTGACCCTGGCACACTCCCAATAGCAGACGGTGCAACTCATCGTTTCTATGTGAGTGGTGACAGGCGCGCTACTCGCAACGGCTGGTATTGTTTCCACGGTGACCACCCGGCCAACGCTTCATTCGGAACGTACAAACAGCCAGGAGTTATCCACCGCTGGAAAGCAGAGAATGCCCCCTGCTCTTTCGTTCCGTATCCGAAAGCTGTCAAGGTTTCACGCCCGGTCAACTTCTGCGCCATTTGGGAAGTTGCACCACCGGCACGCCAATCCCATCCCTATCTTGACACAAAAGGGGTTCCTTCATTCGGCTTACGGTTCCACCAGGGGGCTTTACTTGTCCCATTGATGGACATCGAAGGGCGGGTGTATGGAATTCAAAGGATTTGGCCCGGTGGCACAAAGCGTTTCATTCCAGGCTCTTTGAAGTTGGGACACTTTTACCTTGTCGGTCCGACTGCTCCGACTGACATCGTTTACATTGCTGAGGGTTACGCAACATGCGCAACAATCCACATGGCTACCGGCAAAATGGTTGCTGTCGCGTTTGACGCCGGAAATTTAAAACCTGTTGCTCAAATGCTAAGAGAGGCTTTCCCGGCTTCACGTCTAATCATCTGTGCAGATGATGATGCTACCGTTGAAAAGAACCCCGGTTTAACTAATGCAATGGATGCAGCCCGTACCGTAGGGGGATTTTTGGTTGTTCCCTCATTTAGCGGTAAGAGGGAAAAGGAAGACACCGACTTCAATGACCTAGCACGAAAGGAAGGACTCGGTGTGGTTCGTCTCCAACTGGGGCAACTGGGGGAGGTGCTATGTTCAGAGTAG
- the nikR gene encoding nickel-responsive transcriptional regulator NikR, protein MGETVRFGISMDDQLLESFDRLIEQKGYANRSEAIRDLIRAAQVELDWEEGEKEGVGTVTLVYNHHVRDLSDKLTEHQHAHHDQIISALHVHLDAHNCLEVLVVRGKARDVRRIADELIGVKGVKHGKLVMTTTGEGLH, encoded by the coding sequence ATGGGCGAGACGGTAAGATTCGGGATTTCCATGGACGACCAGTTGCTGGAGAGCTTCGACCGACTCATCGAGCAGAAGGGTTACGCCAACCGCTCCGAGGCGATCCGCGACCTGATCCGGGCAGCACAGGTCGAACTCGACTGGGAAGAAGGTGAAAAAGAAGGCGTCGGCACGGTGACCCTGGTCTACAACCACCATGTGCGCGACCTCTCCGACAAGCTCACCGAGCACCAGCATGCCCACCACGACCAGATCATATCCGCACTGCACGTTCACCTCGACGCCCACAACTGCCTCGAAGTCCTGGTGGTGCGCGGCAAGGCCCGCGACGTGCGCCGCATCGCCGACGAACTGATCGGCGTAAAAGGCGTGAAACACGGCAAACTCGTCATGACCACCACCGGTGAGGGACTGCACTAA